The Blastocatellia bacterium genome has a window encoding:
- a CDS encoding PspA/IM30 family protein, which produces MWERLKRLLRSIFGGLIERAEDPELILQQVIRDMRDKIPQMNENVAQVMATQKLLEKEVATLEREIKELDGKIRAAIKQGRDDIATMFISAMQEKQNSMERATQELASARAASEQAKKFRDSYLLQLKKKQAEAMQLISEHKRARLQEQLAQTMASFQIGDDAATFDEMREKVARRVASAEAKIDLATSSVESEIAEIEREAFSMQVNDTLAAYKRQMGLAVEGPASSPSVSVESSQEKTLGPSEQARATE; this is translated from the coding sequence ATGTGGGAACGATTAAAACGGCTGCTCCGGTCAATCTTTGGCGGCCTGATTGAGAGGGCCGAAGACCCGGAACTGATTTTGCAACAGGTCATCCGCGACATGCGCGACAAGATACCGCAGATGAATGAAAACGTCGCCCAGGTGATGGCAACGCAGAAATTGCTGGAAAAAGAGGTTGCCACGTTGGAGCGCGAGATCAAAGAACTGGATGGCAAAATTCGCGCAGCGATCAAACAGGGTCGCGATGATATTGCGACGATGTTCATCAGCGCCATGCAAGAGAAGCAAAACTCGATGGAACGCGCCACACAAGAACTGGCGTCGGCCCGCGCTGCATCTGAGCAAGCCAAAAAATTCCGTGATAGCTACTTGCTACAACTGAAAAAGAAACAGGCCGAAGCCATGCAGCTCATCTCCGAACATAAGCGCGCCCGCTTGCAAGAACAACTGGCGCAAACGATGGCCAGCTTCCAGATCGGCGATGATGCGGCGACGTTTGACGAGATGCGCGAAAAGGTCGCCCGGCGCGTTGCCAGCGCTGAAGCTAAAATAGATTTGGCCACCAGTAGCGTTGAATCGGAAATCGCCGAAATTGAGCGTGAAGCATTCTCCATGCAGGTGAACGATACGCTGGCCGCCTACAAACGCCAGATGGGGCTGGCTGTCGAAGGACCAGCGTCGTCACCCTCGGTCAGTGTCGAATCGTCACAAGAAAAAACGCTGGGACCGTCCGAACAAGCGCGTGCGACAGAATGA
- the purD gene encoding phosphoribosylamine--glycine ligase: MNVLVIGSGGREHALAWKLQQSRHTSQLLCAPGNAGMAQMATCHSLDLTQIEPLLALIESASVELTIVGPEAPLVAGVVDALASRGVKVLGPTRAAAQLEGSKVFAKEFMVRHGIPTARFQVCDSPEAARRVIESGQFEFPLVVKADGLAAGKGVTVAHTRQQAQEAIEQAMVRRVFGAAGDRVVIEECLFGRERSFLLFTDGETIAPMPAAQDYKRAYDHDQGPNTGGMGTISYPGLVDDSTWAMIAQTIARPTIQAMSREGHPYRGVLYIGLMFTQEGPKVLEYNVRMGDPETQAIMPRLETDLVEISEAITAGELSRIDLRWNQRAVACVVIASGGYPATYQTGLPIDGLEAAASMPNVVLFHAGTATSAQGQIITAGGRVLGVTAWDETLPAALDRAYGAVSQIHFEQMHYRRDIGRTTPHQG; encoded by the coding sequence ATGAACGTTTTAGTCATTGGGTCAGGCGGACGCGAGCACGCGCTGGCGTGGAAACTCCAACAGAGCCGTCATACTTCACAGTTACTCTGCGCGCCAGGAAATGCAGGCATGGCGCAGATGGCTACGTGTCACTCACTTGACCTGACGCAGATCGAGCCGCTGCTTGCGTTAATAGAGTCAGCCTCCGTGGAGTTGACGATTGTAGGCCCTGAAGCGCCGTTGGTGGCCGGTGTTGTTGATGCATTGGCTTCGCGTGGGGTGAAAGTCCTCGGCCCAACGCGGGCAGCGGCGCAATTGGAAGGATCAAAGGTTTTTGCCAAGGAGTTCATGGTGCGACATGGCATTCCGACGGCTCGGTTTCAGGTTTGTGATTCACCCGAAGCGGCGCGCCGCGTGATTGAATCAGGCCAATTCGAGTTTCCGCTTGTGGTGAAGGCCGATGGACTGGCTGCCGGCAAAGGCGTGACAGTGGCTCATACGCGCCAACAGGCGCAAGAAGCGATTGAACAGGCGATGGTGCGGCGCGTGTTCGGCGCTGCTGGCGACCGTGTGGTCATTGAAGAATGCCTGTTCGGGCGCGAGCGGAGCTTCTTGCTTTTCACCGATGGCGAAACGATCGCTCCGATGCCGGCGGCGCAGGATTACAAACGCGCGTATGATCACGATCAAGGCCCGAACACAGGCGGCATGGGAACAATTTCCTATCCCGGCTTAGTTGATGACTCAACGTGGGCGATGATCGCTCAGACCATTGCTCGGCCGACCATCCAGGCAATGAGCCGAGAAGGCCATCCGTATCGAGGTGTGCTCTACATTGGCTTGATGTTCACGCAAGAAGGGCCGAAAGTGCTTGAATACAATGTGCGGATGGGCGATCCGGAAACGCAGGCGATCATGCCCCGCTTGGAAACCGATCTGGTGGAAATCAGTGAGGCCATTACAGCCGGTGAGTTATCCCGCATTGACCTGCGCTGGAACCAACGAGCGGTGGCCTGCGTAGTGATAGCCTCCGGCGGCTATCCAGCAACTTATCAAACAGGGTTGCCGATTGACGGCCTTGAGGCGGCGGCAAGCATGCCAAACGTTGTTCTCTTTCATGCTGGAACAGCGACATCTGCTCAAGGGCAGATCATCACAGCCGGCGGGCGCGTGCTGGGCGTGACAGCCTGGGATGAAACGCTGCCGGCAGCCCTCGATCGCGCGTATGGCGCTGTCTCGCAGATTCACTTCGAGCAGATGCACTATCGGCGCGACATCGGACGCACAACGCCTCACCAAGGATGA
- a CDS encoding AAA family ATPase, which produces MSEAKPYRSTSDVSSLPAWAQQMVKKYYAGEASHFLLHHNVHDLVRTRDGQYVGLVSFLRRELLGNKNVVMYDRSQGITFGSPEVERAFIAQLRVMDPLMSKEVLAKLPKDPGRALPLIEHYIFYGDQAAVIIDFLETIVPTGEVSYMGHEDRNNLVALQRWITSSRLLSTDNIVILIAESLADVNQRIRENSRLATIQIPYPDEAERLDYIRSFLANNPDLKMEMTPEQLAHLTSGLNRVHINSMMRSSQLDEAGLTFESVRLKKKEIIEAECFGLIEWITPKYGLEHVGGLTYAKDFLRHIAETIRQGRTEEAPMGILLSGPVGTGKTFLAECFARDCGLNVVEFKNFREKWVGSTEANLEKILHLLHTLAPIVVLIDEADAALGNRVSEGDSGVNARVFSKIASAMGDTTNRGRILWILMTCRPDLLPIDLKRQGRCEEHISLFYPQTEQERLEITQAMVKKNKIQVEDGIDYAPILKHPLEISGADIESMLIRARREARRQQRQHVTQHDLVKVANEFIPARDELELEYQTLVAVLEATSREMIPQKYRDMPASEISRRVEELKMLV; this is translated from the coding sequence ATGAGTGAAGCAAAACCTTATCGTTCGACCTCAGATGTCTCATCCTTGCCGGCGTGGGCTCAACAGATGGTTAAGAAGTACTACGCCGGTGAGGCAAGTCATTTCCTGCTCCATCACAATGTGCACGATTTAGTTCGCACGCGGGACGGCCAATATGTCGGGCTTGTGTCATTCTTGCGGCGCGAGCTACTGGGCAACAAAAACGTCGTCATGTACGATCGTAGCCAGGGCATCACGTTTGGCTCGCCGGAGGTTGAGCGCGCGTTCATCGCTCAACTGCGCGTGATGGACCCGCTTATGTCGAAAGAGGTGCTGGCCAAGCTGCCGAAAGATCCGGGGCGGGCGCTGCCGTTGATTGAGCACTACATTTTCTATGGCGATCAAGCAGCCGTGATCATTGACTTTCTGGAGACCATCGTGCCGACCGGTGAAGTCAGTTACATGGGCCACGAAGACCGCAATAACCTGGTCGCGCTGCAACGCTGGATCACCAGCTCACGACTGCTCAGCACAGATAATATCGTCATCCTCATTGCCGAATCGCTGGCTGATGTCAATCAGCGCATCCGCGAGAATTCGCGGCTGGCCACGATCCAAATTCCTTATCCCGATGAGGCCGAGCGATTGGATTACATTCGCTCGTTCCTGGCCAACAACCCCGACCTGAAAATGGAAATGACCCCTGAGCAACTGGCTCACCTGACCTCCGGGTTGAATCGCGTTCACATCAACTCCATGATGCGCAGCTCGCAACTGGACGAAGCCGGCTTGACGTTTGAATCAGTCCGATTGAAGAAGAAAGAAATCATCGAAGCAGAATGCTTCGGACTGATTGAATGGATCACGCCAAAATATGGCCTGGAGCACGTTGGTGGATTGACTTATGCGAAGGATTTTCTGCGCCACATCGCCGAGACAATCAGACAGGGACGGACCGAGGAAGCGCCAATGGGTATCTTGCTGAGCGGGCCGGTCGGCACAGGCAAGACATTCTTGGCCGAATGCTTCGCCCGCGACTGCGGCCTGAACGTCGTCGAGTTCAAAAATTTCCGCGAAAAGTGGGTTGGCTCAACCGAAGCCAATCTGGAGAAGATCCTGCACCTGCTGCACACACTGGCGCCAATTGTTGTGCTGATTGACGAAGCCGATGCCGCGCTGGGCAATCGCGTCAGCGAAGGCGATAGCGGCGTCAATGCCCGCGTCTTTTCTAAGATCGCCAGCGCCATGGGCGACACGACCAATCGTGGACGGATACTCTGGATCCTCATGACCTGCCGCCCAGACCTGCTGCCCATTGACTTGAAGCGCCAAGGCCGCTGCGAAGAGCACATTTCGTTGTTCTATCCGCAAACTGAGCAGGAACGCCTGGAGATCACGCAGGCAATGGTCAAGAAGAACAAGATTCAAGTCGAAGATGGCATTGACTACGCCCCGATTCTGAAACACCCGCTGGAGATCTCCGGAGCAGACATTGAATCTATGCTGATCCGCGCCCGCCGTGAAGCGCGTCGCCAACAACGGCAACACGTCACGCAACACGATTTGGTAAAAGTCGCCAACGAATTCATTCCCGCGCGCGATGAACTGGAATTGGAATATCAAACGCTGGTTGCTGTGCTGGAAGCGACTTCGCGTGAGATGATCCCGCAGAAGTACCGTGACATGCCTGCCTCGGAAATCAGCCGGCGCGTGGAAGAGTTGAAGATGCTGGTCTAG